A window of the Eleutherodactylus coqui strain aEleCoq1 chromosome 8, aEleCoq1.hap1, whole genome shotgun sequence genome harbors these coding sequences:
- the ANKZF1 gene encoding tRNA endonuclease ANKZF1, with the protein MEGSPGFQSISLFDLSPSSPVLSGLALHNNPGGKDDPSEAKVKPPEINKREAKAPNIPEISDRMSCSTCQCTFDTREEQKEHYTLDWHRFNLKRRIKGAAALSEEDFQDKTRAGDVSSISGSDSESSDELESGTTSEPGNDSPAIVAQSNRTQKVLFRNGEQQILSVYHRVLGAAKDMDVTPEHLLTCVRRLQEQPVLVILMAGGGHFAGAVYKGKEVIKHKTFHRYTVRARRGKAQSVHDAQNCGHMARSAGAALRRYNQAALMADINHLLQSWAEHIEEAQAIFLRAPRSDKTLFLGRNSPITRKDPRVFGIPFCTRRATFREVHRVHTHLFTLQLYEKDASLSLVSGAQEKTVKSRRPERKKTQEETAAASDVSQEEIPLPVVYVEEELTISTLDLREYEVQPKRKRKKKKREGSRPVQEERTTGPASLKRVHNHVDEDSATEETEDHTHQPAPALEGDELCRIRNVLFTCCKTGDTDTAKQILRDLLPSSSEDCSGPRLSTSEVVQKLVNEHLPVEKRTLLHVAASAGHGEMACVLMDAGWDPALRDSAAQTPYSVSADKRTRNSFRKYREKNPNKYNYSKSQIPGPVTEEVEARKAEKKSAQRAQRKQKEREDKEERRRKETEEAEMRRFAALSDREKRAVAAERRLAAQLDLTKEAAWTNVRRCWQCGESLLGKIPFEYLEFSFCTTRCLQDHRRSQAAKSQK; encoded by the exons ATGGAGGG ctctcctggATTTCAGTCGATCAGTTTGTTTGATCTGAGTCCATCAAGTCCGGTGTTGTCGGGTCTGGCCCTCCATAATAACCCTGGAGGAAAAGACGATCCTTCAGAGGCGAAAGTAAAGCCTCCAG AAATAAATAAAAGGGAAGCAAAAGCACCGAACATCCCGGAGATTTCCGACCGGATGTCCTGCTCGACGTGTCAGTGCACATTTGACACTAGAGAGGAACAG AAAGAACATTACACCTTGGACTGGCATCGATTTAACCTGAAGAGGAGAATTAAAGGGGCGGCAGCATTAAGTGAAGAAGACTTCCAGGACAAGACACGGGCAG GAGACGTCTCCAGCATTTCTGGTTCAGACTCCGAGAGCTCGGATGAGTTGGAGTCAGGGACGACCTCGGAGCCCGGTAATGATTCACCCGCTATCGTTGCTCAGTCCAACCGGACGCAGAAAGTCCTTTTTAGGAATGGAGAGCAGCAGATTCTATCCGTTTACCACCGTGTGCTGGGGGCAGCGAAG GACATGGACGTGACGCCGGAGCACCTGCTGACCTGCGTGAGGCGCCTGCAGGAGCAGCCAGTGCTGGTGATTCTCATGGCTGGTGGAGGGCATTTTGCTGGAGCTGTTTATAAGGG AAAGGAAGTGATAAAACACAAGACCTTCCATCGTTACACGGTGAGAGCCAGAAGGGGCAAAGCACAATCTGTCCACGATGCCCAGAACTGCGGTCACATGGCCAGGTCTGCCGGAGCGGCTCTGAGGAGATACAACCAGGCGGCTCTGATGGCG GACATCAACCACTTGTTACAAAGTTGGGCAGAACACATTGAAGAAGCTCAAGCGATCTTTCTCCGGGCCCCTCGTTCTGATAAAACTCTGTTCTTGGGACGTAATTCCCCCATAACAAGGAAGGACCCACGGGTTTTTGGAATTCCTTTCTGCACAAGGAGAGCCACCTTCAGGGAGGTCCATCGAGTGCACACTCATCTCTTCACGCTCCAGCTCTATG AGAAGGATGCCTCATTGTCGCTGGTCAGTGGAGCCCAAGAGAAAACCGTAAAGTCCAGAAGACCTGAACGGAAGAAAACACAAGAAGAGACCGCTG CTGCCTCCGATGTATCACAAGAGGAGATTCCCCTGCCTGTCGTGTATGTGGAAGAAGAGCTGACAATCAGCACATTGGATCTCCGGGAATATGAAGTGCAGCCGAAGAGGAAacgcaaaaagaaaaagagggaAGGAAGCA GGCCCGTTCAGGAGGAACGTACGACCGGTCCCGCATCACTGAAGAGGGTCCACAATCATGTGGATGAAGATTCAGCCACAGAGGAAACCGAGGATCATACACATCAGCCAGCACCTGCACTGGAGG GCGATGAACTGTGCAGGATTCGTAATGTCTTGTTCACATGCTGCAAGACTGGAGATACAGACACCGCTAAGCAGATCTTAAGAGATCTTCTTCCTAGTTCTTCTGAAGACTGCTCCGGTCCAAGACTTTCCACCTCCGAGGTTGTGCAGAAACTGGTGAATGAACATCTTCCTGTAGAGAAGCGCACACTACTGCATGTGGCCGCATCAGCAGGACATGGGGAGATGGCATGTGTGCTGATGGATGCTGGCTGGGACCCTGCACTCCG GGACTCCGCTGCCCAGACCCCCTATTCTGTGTCTGCTGACAAACGTACCCGCAATAGCTTCCGCAAGTACAGAGAAAAGAACCCCAACAAATACAACTACAGCAAGTCTCAG ATTCCTGGACCTGTAACGGAGGAGGTGGAGGCACGCAAGGCAGAGAAGAAGAGCGCTCAAAGGGCGCAGAGGAAGCAGAAGGAAAGAGAAGACAAAGAAGAGCGCCGAAGAAAGGAGACAGAGGAGGCTGAGATGAGGAGATTCGCAGCTCTGAGTGACCGTGAGAAG AGAGCCGTCGCAGCAGAGCGCAGGTTGGCCGCACAGCTCGACCTCACCAAGGAGGCAGCTTGGACTAACGTTAG